In one window of Haladaptatus sp. QDMS2 DNA:
- the thsA gene encoding thermosome subunit alpha codes for MVKNRSASQNDIEDKESNVTNISIQAGVALSDLLRPTFGPTGRDKMIVDSNQMVIITNNGATILGEVDVEMDIIPSARLITELVQSQGERFGDGTKTATIFAGELMRRAETLVEKGLHPSSIVDGYLWASDRTADLMAQHSFEVTVNNTEHLEHVAKVAMTGRGTTAIGDTLANLVVEAVRTVEQDGDINLDYITTTTIPGGVVGDSVLYSGVLIDTTDPVLTSMPRAVEDARIACVDAPIQPTGARRGSAEIHFERPEDVTQFHDYEYSAAEQLVNELVDHGVNVVFCTKDISQKTRLLLSENGILATKRTLSQDVEQIARATGASAISDIYELEPSDIGLADRVELRQFGREQLFAIEGCEDPRSATLLLRGGIEHSLDEVERTVRNGIATVRATIQSGCLVPGAGAVETEVGRILRAEANDIADRRQLAIRAYADALEVIPRTLAVNMGHDPIDTLVELRRRHDMNHRNAGVVPDEGVVDDVVEAGIVEPHNVKLQAIIGASEVVFQVLKIDDVIPAKLSDEPY; via the coding sequence ATGGTAAAAAATCGATCGGCCAGTCAGAACGATATCGAGGACAAGGAATCGAACGTCACTAACATCAGCATCCAAGCAGGAGTTGCACTCTCGGACCTGCTCCGACCGACCTTCGGACCAACTGGACGTGATAAGATGATCGTCGATTCAAACCAGATGGTCATCATCACGAACAATGGGGCGACTATTCTGGGCGAGGTCGACGTCGAGATGGACATCATCCCGTCGGCGAGACTTATCACCGAACTCGTCCAGTCACAAGGAGAGCGATTCGGCGACGGAACGAAGACCGCGACGATTTTTGCGGGAGAACTTATGCGCCGTGCGGAGACTCTCGTCGAAAAGGGACTGCACCCGAGCAGCATCGTTGACGGCTATCTGTGGGCTTCCGATCGAACAGCAGACCTCATGGCGCAACATTCGTTTGAGGTTACGGTCAACAACACCGAACACTTAGAGCACGTCGCGAAGGTGGCGATGACGGGACGAGGAACGACTGCGATCGGTGACACCCTCGCGAACCTCGTCGTGGAGGCAGTTCGAACGGTCGAACAGGACGGTGATATAAATCTCGACTACATCACGACGACCACGATACCTGGGGGTGTTGTAGGAGACTCAGTCCTCTACAGCGGGGTGTTAATCGACACTACGGACCCAGTACTCACCAGTATGCCACGAGCTGTCGAAGATGCGCGCATTGCCTGTGTTGACGCGCCAATACAGCCAACCGGCGCACGCAGAGGGTCTGCGGAGATACATTTTGAACGTCCCGAGGACGTAACACAATTCCACGACTATGAGTACAGCGCTGCCGAGCAACTCGTAAACGAACTCGTGGACCACGGCGTGAACGTCGTGTTCTGCACGAAAGACATCAGCCAGAAAACCCGGCTTCTGCTGAGTGAAAACGGAATACTCGCAACCAAGCGCACACTTTCGCAAGACGTCGAGCAGATTGCACGGGCGACGGGCGCAAGCGCCATATCCGACATCTACGAGCTCGAACCGTCAGACATCGGGCTGGCCGACCGAGTCGAGTTACGCCAGTTCGGGCGAGAACAGCTGTTCGCTATCGAAGGTTGCGAGGACCCTCGCAGTGCCACGCTTCTCCTCCGGGGCGGAATCGAACACAGTCTTGACGAAGTCGAACGCACGGTCAGAAACGGCATCGCCACGGTGCGAGCTACGATACAGTCAGGATGTCTCGTACCAGGGGCAGGTGCAGTAGAAACGGAGGTCGGTCGCATTCTACGAGCAGAGGCCAACGACATCGCCGACCGACGACAACTTGCAATTCGCGCGTACGCCGATGCGCTCGAAGTCATTCCACGAACACTCGCCGTAAACATGGGGCACGACCCGATAGACACCCTTGTCGAACTCCGGAGACGACACGACATGAATCATCGCAACGCTGGCGTCGTTCCGGACGAAGGTGTCGTCGACGATGTTGTCGAGGCAGGTATCGTCGAACCGCATAACGTGAAGCTCCAGGCGATTATCGGTGCATCGGAGGTCGTTTTCCAGGTGCTCAAAATCGACGATGTTATTCCAGCAAAGCTTTCGGACGAACCCTACTAA
- the thsA gene encoding thermosome subunit alpha, whose protein sequence is MDKMLISDIGTVTITNDGVTILREMRVDNPIAKVIIEVAKVQEEEAGDGTTTAVVLAGELLKRAERLLEEGVHPTRIVGGFNLAVEEALRQVDNLSEQVGPDDETLLQTLAETSMTGKNADQVKQMLSGLVVDGVRIAATETADGERVVDIRDLAVETQVGHAAAESTLVSGAVFTRDAVHDDMPYEVDDARILLLDSPITSDELESGSGSHIEVDDPSQLKAFRDSEEATLREIVTRFVDGGVNVIFCLEKIDDLARSMLAKEGILALQNVSEERLAFLETLFDIAAISDLRTVNADRLGHGCVRRDEYDELFLVEPSNAACATLLVRGSTPHLVNEFERNINDAIDVVAQVVRNGHAVPGAGAIEIEVAARIREYADGVPGREQLAVNAFADAVEFVPRTLAENAGTDPIDALISLRTAHERGNTSVGLDAASGAPFDAMEAGVIEPAYAKKHALVGAVDAANVILGIDEIMTVEDPFVTDPAEVDISADDLPDETQGLGDLER, encoded by the coding sequence ATGGACAAAATGTTGATCAGCGATATCGGAACCGTCACTATCACCAACGACGGGGTGACGATTTTGCGAGAAATGAGGGTCGACAATCCAATTGCGAAGGTCATCATCGAGGTTGCGAAAGTTCAGGAGGAAGAGGCTGGCGATGGCACGACTACGGCCGTGGTGCTGGCGGGTGAATTATTGAAGCGCGCCGAACGCCTGCTTGAGGAGGGGGTTCATCCCACCCGAATCGTCGGAGGGTTCAATCTTGCAGTTGAGGAGGCACTCAGACAGGTCGATAACCTCTCAGAGCAGGTGGGGCCGGATGACGAGACACTCCTCCAAACGCTTGCGGAGACGAGCATGACCGGGAAAAATGCCGATCAAGTGAAGCAAATGCTCAGCGGACTCGTCGTCGATGGAGTTCGTATCGCCGCTACCGAAACAGCAGATGGAGAGCGAGTGGTAGACATCCGAGATCTCGCAGTCGAAACCCAAGTTGGGCACGCAGCAGCCGAATCGACGCTCGTCTCCGGTGCGGTGTTCACGCGAGACGCAGTACACGACGATATGCCCTACGAGGTCGATGATGCGCGGATTTTGCTTCTCGATTCTCCGATTACGTCCGACGAACTCGAAAGCGGATCGGGATCACACATCGAAGTCGATGACCCCTCGCAGCTCAAAGCGTTTCGCGACAGTGAGGAGGCTACGCTCCGAGAGATTGTAACCCGCTTCGTCGATGGTGGGGTGAACGTCATATTCTGCTTAGAGAAAATCGACGACCTCGCGCGGTCCATGCTCGCAAAAGAAGGAATTCTGGCACTCCAGAACGTCAGCGAGGAGCGATTGGCCTTCCTGGAAACCCTCTTCGACATAGCCGCCATCTCCGACCTGCGAACAGTGAACGCAGACCGCCTTGGGCATGGATGCGTTCGTCGCGATGAATACGACGAGTTGTTCCTCGTTGAACCCTCTAATGCGGCCTGCGCAACACTCCTCGTCCGGGGATCTACTCCACACCTCGTAAATGAATTTGAGCGAAACATCAACGATGCGATCGATGTTGTCGCGCAGGTCGTCCGGAACGGTCATGCGGTACCTGGTGCCGGCGCAATCGAGATCGAAGTGGCCGCGCGGATTCGTGAGTACGCAGACGGTGTTCCGGGCCGGGAACAACTTGCCGTGAATGCCTTTGCTGACGCGGTTGAATTCGTGCCGCGAACGCTTGCGGAGAACGCTGGAACGGACCCAATTGATGCGCTCATCAGTCTTCGAACCGCCCATGAACGCGGCAACACTTCTGTAGGACTTGATGCGGCTTCTGGAGCGCCCTTCGATGCCATGGAAGCTGGCGTGATTGAACCTGCGTACGCAAAAAAACACGCCCTCGTAGGGGCTGTCGACGCAGCGAACGTAATACTCGGCATCGACGAAATAATGACCGTTGAAGATCCGTTCGTAACCGACCCAGCTGAGGTCGATATCAGCGCAGACGACCTTCCCGACGAGACGCAAGGACTCGGTGATCTCGAACGATGA
- a CDS encoding glycoside hydrolase family 88 protein produces the protein MKIHAKHLQDPHTGLFRHIWRETPDYYPASEYWGRGVGWATAGLIDTLGLLPEDHSERETVREILERVVDGLLVYQDDTGFWRQRVDDTKSPLELSGTAFFTYTIQRALNEGILDGAPYAAAAEKGMDACIGAVREDGAVQRVAKPPASSFAPLGITSYGQGSFLLAASCFV, from the coding sequence ATCAAAATCCACGCAAAGCACCTTCAAGATCCGCATACTGGCTTGTTCCGGCATATTTGGCGTGAGACGCCCGACTACTATCCTGCGAGTGAGTACTGGGGTCGTGGGGTTGGATGGGCGACCGCTGGGCTTATTGACACACTCGGGCTGTTGCCGGAGGATCATTCCGAGCGAGAGACGGTGCGGGAGATTCTTGAGCGCGTCGTCGACGGTCTCCTGGTCTATCAAGATGACACCGGTTTCTGGCGTCAACGGGTCGACGACACGAAATCCCCGCTGGAACTGTCTGGCACAGCATTTTTCACCTACACGATTCAGCGAGCACTCAACGAGGGTATTCTCGATGGAGCACCGTATGCAGCCGCTGCTGAGAAGGGGATGGATGCGTGCATCGGCGCTGTTCGGGAAGATGGGGCAGTTCAACGGGTCGCGAAACCACCCGCGAGTTCGTTCGCGCCGCTTGGTATCACCTCGTACGGCCAAGGGAGTTTTCTCCTCGCCGCGAGTTGTTTCGTTTGA